In Amycolatopsis endophytica, the following are encoded in one genomic region:
- a CDS encoding P-II family nitrogen regulator encodes MKLITAIVKPFTLDDIRAALEQLGTLGMTVSEVQGYGRQKGHTEVYRGAEYAVDFVAKLRVEVLTDDSNVEKVIEAIVNAAHTGKIGDGKVWVTPVETVVRVRTGERGTDAL; translated from the coding sequence ATGAAGCTGATCACCGCGATCGTCAAGCCGTTCACGCTGGACGACATCCGTGCCGCCCTGGAGCAGCTGGGCACGCTCGGTATGACCGTCAGCGAGGTCCAGGGCTACGGCCGCCAGAAGGGCCACACCGAGGTCTACCGCGGCGCCGAGTACGCCGTCGACTTCGTGGCCAAGCTGCGGGTCGAGGTCCTGACGGACGATTCGAACGTCGAGAAGGTCATCGAGGCCATCGTCAACGCCGCGCACACCGGCAAGATCGGCGACGGCAAGGTCTGGGTGACCCCCGTCGAGACCGTCGTCCGCGTCCGCACCGGCGAACGCGGTACGGACGCGCTGTAG